The Pukyongia salina genome segment ATACAAGGGGAAGCTGGTGTTTATGTACCAAGCGAAGATTATCTTAAAAAAGCAAAGGCCTTATGTGAAAAATATAATGTCCTGTTCATCGCCGATGAAGTACAAACTGGGATAGCTCGTACCGGTAGGCTTTTAGCTAGTTGTGGAAACTGTGACTGCCCTACAAAAAGTTGTGAAGGTACACCCGAAGTAAAACCCGATATTCTGATTTTGGGGAAAGCCCTTAGTGGTGGTGTATATCCTGTCTCGGCTGTATTAGCCAATAATGAGGTCATGAACGTAATCCGTCCGGGAAATCACGGGAGCACTTTTGGTGGAAATCCTTTGGCTGCTGCCGTTGCTGTTGCCGCACTTGAAGTGGTTAGGGATGAGAAGCTCGCGGAGAATGCGGAGCGACTTGGAGTGATCTTTCGGGATGCCATGAACAGATATATTGAAACAAGTACCATTTGTAAACTTGTTAGGGGTAAAGGGCTGTTAAATGCAATTGTTATTAATGATTCGGAGGATAGTGATACGGCATGGGAAATATGCCTTCGCCTCCGGGACAATGGTTTACTTGCCAAACCAACTCACGGTAATATAATCCGTTTTGCACCACCTCTGGTGATGACAGAAGGTCAACTAATGGAATGTGTGGATATTATTATTAAAACTCTAAAGGAGTTTGATTAAACACATATAGAAAGTGATTGATAGAAAAAGCGGCCTTATAGCCGCTTTTTTAATTTTATAGAACAAAGTTATCGATCTACGAATCTATACCGTATTGTTCCATCACAGCTCTTTGCTGTTCCATATAGGCATCCCACCCACCGGCAGTAACAATGAGGAAGATGTTATACGCGAGATAGATCAGGTTGATGATCAATACGACCAGCGCTATAATTCGAGCCGTGTTCATTGCCTCGCCATTTTCGTAGTTTTCGGGATTAGCCTTCCATTCTTTTACTTTGCCGTTGGCCACAAAAAAAGCGATGGCTGAAGGGATAACACCAATTACCGGAATACAACAACACAGGAATCCTACAATTGACAGAATATATACAAGGGTGGTATTTAACCTTTGTTTTTCCATAATTTAAAGTTTGATGATTAGTTAATTATAATTTTCAGAATAAAGTTCCCAACGATGGTAACAATGGTAACTAAGATAAGTATAATTTTAATTCTTTCTGAATGCCGGAATGAGACGAACATATTCAGAAATAAAAAAATAAGAAGTAAGATAAGGGGGTAGATGGCGGGATATATTTTAAAGGCTGCCACGAAGTCTCCTTTAAAAAGAAAGGCTGTGGCACGTTGCATGCCACAGCCAAAACAGTCAAAACCTAGATATTTTTTAGTAAGGCACGGCAACATATAATCGTCGATGCCTTCCATGGTCATATACTATCTCTTATTGTGTACGGTCATTCTATAATCGATCTCTACATTGTCTGTAGTGGTAAGTTTTACAATGTATACTCCGTCGCTAAAAGTAGCAGTAGAGAATGTAAAACGTTCGCTGTTACCAAGGTTTTGTTCGCTTAGTACCAGTTTACCCGACATGTCGAATATAGCTGCCGACTTGATCTCGTATCCTTCTGGATTACGTACCTCAAGTTGAGCAACCGGATTGTTCTGGAAGAAGTCTACGTTTGAAGTAACCTCTTTTTTCATATTACGTACAGGTCCGCCGGAATCATCGGTATCTGGTCCACCTCTGAACACGAGGAAGAATCGATTTTCATAGTTTCCTGCAGGCAGTATAAAGTCTGCTTCATTACCATTGGTAATTTCCTGAAATAAATTTTCACGCTTGTCCCATAGATATACTTTCGATGGAAGATTGATCTCTTCAATCGCTGTAAATGATACAGGCATTTGCTGGTCCATCTCAAACGTTAAAGGTACTTTTTTACCAACGTCGAAAGGCACAGTTTGAATTACATAAGGTAAAGGTCCGTTATCATCAACGATTGGGAAATACACTTCTGCCTTAGCACCGTCCATTGGATGTCTTGCATCCAGACCACGATCATAACCATCGGTCGACAGAGGCGAAAGAACTAGAAGCATTTCGCGGAAATGGGAATTTCCGAACATACTCATTACACGAAGTGTTGGCGGATATTCTGCCAAGGGATCAACTTCGGAAGAGACACTTCCACCTGATGGTGATGAAGTTTGAGAACCTTGAGCTCCTCTAAAATTAGAATTGGCGTTACCAGCTTCCTTTTGATATACCCTGTGACTATTCTTAAAGAATATCTGTCCGTCTCCAGCGATATTGGCAAAAATGTTGAATCCTTGCCCAATAGGAGCGTAAAGTCGTCCAAGATCTTCACCCATTCCTCCGGAAG includes the following:
- a CDS encoding DUF2752 domain-containing protein produces the protein MTMEGIDDYMLPCLTKKYLGFDCFGCGMQRATAFLFKGDFVAAFKIYPAIYPLILLLIFLFLNMFVSFRHSERIKIILILVTIVTIVGNFILKIIIN
- a CDS encoding T9SS type A sorting domain-containing protein is translated as MKNLLLFSVVLLMSYTAMAQLYVTPNGATDSYVYVNDEILFVEQDVNLVANNAGTTEASIYLRNEAQLIQGATSSANSGTGFISVYQDSYSDSYDYNFWGSPVGNQALAGSGNVNFGVLNFYDANTVTDSDQAMHTGNLNGIASPNLTISRRWLYKRTGGGGYQALGATYGVDPGLGFTMKGVGVTPAGGDPFQDPINQNYDFRGRPNNGNISVPVAANASTLAGNPYPSAIDMNLVFQDADNVEIQEFRYWDEDRSINSHNYTANKGGYGIWVPGVSPYITGGTYTRPTFLNYDTNGNPMGPSGGMGEDLGRLYAPIGQGFNIFANIAGDGQIFFKNSHRVYQKEAGNANSNFRGAQGSQTSSPSGGSVSSEVDPLAEYPPTLRVMSMFGNSHFREMLLVLSPLSTDGYDRGLDARHPMDGAKAEVYFPIVDDNGPLPYVIQTVPFDVGKKVPLTFEMDQQMPVSFTAIEEINLPSKVYLWDKRENLFQEITNGNEADFILPAGNYENRFFLVFRGGPDTDDSGGPVRNMKKEVTSNVDFFQNNPVAQLEVRNPEGYEIKSAAIFDMSGKLVLSEQNLGNSERFTFSTATFSDGVYIVKLTTTDNVEIDYRMTVHNKR
- the rocD gene encoding ornithine--oxo-acid transaminase, whose amino-acid sequence is MSVAQHTLSQEAMALENKYGAQNYHPLPVVLSRGEGVYVWDVEGKQYFDFLSAYSSVNQGHCHPKIVNALTEQARKLTLTSRAFYNDKLGWYEKFTTQYFGYDKLLPINTGAEAVETAIKLCRKWAYEVKGIDMNDAEIVVCKNNFHGRTTTIISFSNDPVARKNFGPYTDGFIKIEYDNLQELEDVLSNNENVAGFLVEPIQGEAGVYVPSEDYLKKAKALCEKYNVLFIADEVQTGIARTGRLLASCGNCDCPTKSCEGTPEVKPDILILGKALSGGVYPVSAVLANNEVMNVIRPGNHGSTFGGNPLAAAVAVAALEVVRDEKLAENAERLGVIFRDAMNRYIETSTICKLVRGKGLLNAIVINDSEDSDTAWEICLRLRDNGLLAKPTHGNIIRFAPPLVMTEGQLMECVDIIIKTLKEFD
- a CDS encoding CCC motif membrane protein is translated as MEKQRLNTTLVYILSIVGFLCCCIPVIGVIPSAIAFFVANGKVKEWKANPENYENGEAMNTARIIALVVLIINLIYLAYNIFLIVTAGGWDAYMEQQRAVMEQYGIDS